A stretch of the Flavobacterium aquiphilum genome encodes the following:
- a CDS encoding AraC family transcriptional regulator, with protein sequence MKAEYRSISPSPGSSFKTSVFEGKEFIASWHFHPQYELTYILGSSGIRYVGDNMGSFEYGDLVLVGSNLPHCWKTIGEQKEDVRCIIIQWDEDLLLPWLEKEEFQHIRQLIRLAVRGIHFEKEDAIQMESKLLQLVDLPPFERLLSFLQIIQDLAANASYKCLAGQGFTSNLTVMESERINLIYNFVKENHSQQISLEEVSKKVVMSKESFCRFFKKTFRKSFFEFINEYKISMASKMLIATDLSISEIGYKVGYNNLSFFNRQFQKFMNMSPSKYRKMYRDI encoded by the coding sequence ATGAAAGCCGAATACAGAAGCATCAGTCCCTCTCCGGGGAGTTCCTTTAAAACGAGTGTTTTTGAGGGAAAAGAATTTATTGCCTCTTGGCATTTCCATCCGCAATATGAACTTACTTATATTCTTGGAAGTAGTGGCATTCGTTATGTGGGAGATAATATGGGAAGTTTTGAGTACGGCGATTTGGTTTTGGTAGGTTCAAATTTACCGCATTGTTGGAAAACCATTGGAGAGCAAAAAGAGGATGTGAGGTGCATTATCATTCAGTGGGATGAGGATTTACTGTTGCCCTGGTTGGAGAAAGAAGAATTTCAGCATATCCGGCAACTGATTCGGTTGGCAGTCAGGGGGATTCATTTTGAAAAAGAGGATGCCATCCAAATGGAATCTAAATTATTGCAATTGGTAGATTTGCCTCCTTTTGAAAGGCTTTTGTCTTTTTTGCAAATTATACAGGATTTAGCCGCCAATGCAAGTTATAAATGTTTGGCGGGTCAGGGTTTTACAAGTAATCTGACTGTAATGGAAAGTGAGCGGATTAATTTGATTTATAATTTTGTGAAAGAAAATCATTCTCAACAAATCAGTTTGGAAGAGGTTTCTAAAAAAGTGGTAATGAGTAAAGAGTCATTTTGTCGTTTTTTCAAAAAGACTTTCCGTAAATCTTTTTTTGAATTCATAAACGAATATAAAATTAGCATGGCGAGTAAAATGCTAATTGCAACAGATTTAAGTATTTCTGAAATTGGGTATAAAGTGGGGTATAATAATTTGAGTTTCTTTAACAGACAATTCCAGAAATTTATGAATATGTCTCCTTCTAAATATAGAAAAATGTATAGGGATATTTAA
- a CDS encoding mandelate racemase/muconate lactonizing enzyme family protein: MTSDIAIRDIKLFKASTTLKKPIADATHTLTEIAFIVMRIQLENGVIGESYLLSFQYSPNAIIGALKDIIPVIKGYKANETGAVYQKLDDLAEYFGNQGVLRWAQAAINIAMWDAWGKTLGQPIHKILGTHKEKVSIYGSGGWISYSIDELIEEVTNYANRGFKAVKIKVGSPKVSTDVERLRLVREAVGDKVDIMMDANQGMDLPSAMKLAREARDLNIHWFEEPIHHQNFQGYEILKNQTGISLAMGEREFDTLPLRELATRNALDIWQPDILRIGGVEAWRESAALAKSFNLPVLPHYYKDYDVPLLCTISNGVGVESFDWVDPLIDNPMIIQDGFAKPHDLPGWGFSFIDDRMTEIKL, from the coding sequence ATGACATCAGATATTGCTATCAGAGACATAAAATTATTCAAGGCATCCACAACGCTCAAAAAACCCATTGCAGATGCGACACATACGCTAACCGAAATTGCATTTATCGTTATGCGTATTCAATTAGAAAATGGTGTTATTGGAGAATCCTATTTATTATCTTTTCAATACTCACCAAATGCAATTATTGGGGCGTTGAAAGATATCATTCCGGTGATAAAAGGATACAAAGCCAATGAAACAGGAGCAGTTTATCAAAAACTGGATGATTTAGCCGAGTATTTTGGAAACCAAGGAGTCTTACGATGGGCACAAGCAGCCATCAATATTGCCATGTGGGATGCTTGGGGTAAAACTTTAGGGCAACCCATCCACAAAATATTAGGCACACACAAAGAAAAAGTATCCATTTACGGAAGTGGTGGCTGGATTTCCTATTCTATCGACGAACTTATTGAAGAAGTGACCAATTATGCTAATCGAGGCTTCAAAGCTGTAAAAATCAAAGTAGGTTCACCAAAAGTAAGTACTGATGTAGAGCGTTTGCGCCTTGTTCGTGAAGCCGTTGGGGACAAAGTTGATATTATGATGGATGCGAATCAGGGAATGGACTTGCCATCAGCGATGAAATTGGCCCGTGAAGCCCGAGATTTAAACATTCATTGGTTTGAGGAACCCATTCATCACCAAAATTTTCAAGGTTACGAAATTCTCAAAAACCAAACGGGAATTTCATTAGCCATGGGAGAAAGAGAATTTGACACTTTGCCTTTAAGAGAATTGGCAACTCGAAATGCCTTAGATATTTGGCAGCCAGATATCTTAAGAATTGGCGGTGTGGAAGCTTGGAGAGAAAGTGCCGCATTGGCCAAAAGCTTCAATTTACCAGTATTGCCCCATTATTATAAAGATTATGATGTCCCTTTATTATGTACTATTTCAAACGGTGTGGGAGTGGAATCTTTCGATTGGGTTGACCCTTTAATCGACAACCCTATGATTATCCAAGATGGTTTTGCAAAACCGCACGATTTACCGGGATGGGGATTTAGTTTTATAGATGATCGAATGACCGAAATTAAATTATAA